Below is a genomic region from Synergistaceae bacterium.
AGCTCGCCGCGGCGGTCGAAAGGGCGAGGAGAGTGCTGTCCGGAAGGATGAACAGGCTGGTCCCGTTGCTTAAGGCCTACTTCCCGGCCTCGAACGTCGTTTGGCCCGAGGGGGGGATTTTTCTCTGGCTCCCCGTGCCGGGGATGGATGGCGCCCACGCCGCCATTCTTGCCGGCGGGCAGGGTGTCAGGGTCACTTCGGGTGAGAGATTCGCCCCGAGAAAGACCAAGGTCTCAGCCGTACGCCTCTCAGTGGCGGCGGTACCGGAGGAATCGCTGGAGGAGGCCGTGTCCAGAATCGCAAGGGCATGGTCGGGGGGGTCGACCGTTTGAAACCTATCCGTCGTCGGGAGGCGCGACAATCGTCCCCTCTTCACTGGAGGCCTCAAGGTCGATCGAGACCAGCCACCTTCTCCAGAGCCACAGGGCCGCGGCCGCGGCCCCTCCGCCCCCGAACAGGCCAAGGGCGATATAATCGAGCCTTCCCCGTCCGAATAGAAAACCTCCCATGCCTGCCACGGCATAGCTGAACAAGAGCACGGAACTGACGGACAGCATCAAGACAATGGTGCGCAAGGTCGTACTCATCCTTTCGAGATAATCCCCAAAAAAAAACGGCTAAATATGTCTTGTAGTTTTGTCGCAAATATGATAAGGTGCGCCAAGACGTATAATACAGACTGTTATACAACGAATTTGTCGTTGTCGGAAAAATTTTAAGGAGGTCCACAGATTGAGAGAGACAAGATTATACACCACTTCGGCCGATTACGCATACCAGGAGCTTCGTCACAGGATAATTACAAAACAACTCAAGCCGGGACAGCGTCTCCCCGAGGTGAACATCGCTGCCCAGATGGGTGTCAGCCGTACGCCTGTAAGGGAGGCCCTCAGGCGCCTTGCGAGCGAGGGCCTGGTCCAGATCATCCCGAACAGCGGGGCACGTCTTGCAGCCCCAACTGTCAGGGAGATCGAGGATACTTTCCTTGTTCGGGAACAGCTGGAATGTCTTGCTATTGAACTGGCGGCCGATAAAATCGGCGATCGACACCTGCGTCGAATCGAAGAGGCGCTCATCGAGGAGAGCAGGGCCATAGAGGACAAGGAGTTGGAGACCTACCTCGAGGTCAACGAGGCCTTTCACAAGACCGTCGCCGATGCGAGCGGCAACAAGGTGCTGGTGGAGTACGTCGAGAACATCCTTGCGAGAACGAACGCATACGTCGTATTCTACGACCCCTTTTTCAAGCCGGAGACGACGCCTTCTCCCGACGACCACAGGCGCATACTCGCCGCGTTGAAGGACAAAGACAAGGAGAAGTGCATTGAGCTTATGAAACTGCATCTAAAAAAGACGGTCATAAGCCTGGATAAAATAGTCTCTTACGAATAGTCGCCAAGGCTGGCGACAATATGTCCGATGATTGTCTCTGGCGAAGTCCGCATTTTTTCGCCACAAATCCGATGAAACAGGTGATGATGCTGGATAGATACAACACGCACGGAGCGATGGATTATTCCCGCTCCGCTGCTTATTGGGGAGGATAACAGCTCATGACGGACAGGATCCCGACATTGGACTTGGTCAGGAACTACAGGACTATCAAAGAGGAGATTCTTGAAGCTCTCGATTCGGTGCTGGAAAGTCAACAGTTCATCCTTGGACGGGAGGTCGGGCTCTTCGAGGAGGAGTGCGAGAGCTACCTCGGGGATGTCTCCGCAATAGCCTGTGCATCGGGCACGGACGCGCTTGTCTTGGCGCTCATGGCCCTTAACGTCGGGCCGGGGGACGAGGTGCTGACGACTCCGTACAGCTTCTTCGCGACGGCGAGCAGCATCGTGAGGCTCGGTGCCGTGCCGGTTTTCGTAGACGTGGATCCCGATACGTTCAACATCGACGTTGATAAGGCGCTTGACGCTATAACTCCCAGGACGAAGGCCTTCATGCCGGTCCACCTCTTCGGTCAGATGACGCCCCTTGAAAAGTGCATGGATGAATTCGAGAGCAAGGGAATCGCCGTCGTCGAGGATGCGGCCCAGGCCTTCGGCGCGACGCGGCTCGCGGGCGGCGGGCTTATGCGTGCAGGGGCGGTTGGCCGCATGGGATGCTTCTCCTTCTTCCCCACCAAAAATCTGGGAGGTTACGGAGACGGAGGCATGGTGGTCACCAGGGACGACGAGGCCGCGAAGCGCCTGGGAAAACTAAGGGTGCACGGGGCGTCGACCATGTATTTCCACGACGAAGTCGGTCTGAACAGCCGCCTGGATACTCTTCAGGCCGCGATACTGAGGGTCAAGCTTCGTCACCTCGAGGAATGGAACGAGGAGAGGCGAGCGGTGGCCGACAGGTACTTCGCCCTCTTCGCCGAGGACATACCGGGTGAGCATGTGGTCATTCCTCGTGAGCTGGAGGGGAATCGACATATTTATCACCAGTACGTAATTCGCGCAGAAAGACGGAACGAACTGCAAAGACACCTCGAGAGCGAGGGAATAGCCAGCAGAGTGTACTACCCGCTGAGCCTCCATTTGCAGAGGTGTTTCGAGTTCCTCGGATATAAAAAGGGCGATTTTCCCGTGTCCGAACGGCTCAGCGAAGAGACGCTCGCTCTTCCCGTCTTCCCGGGCCTCACGCTGGATGAGCAGGTGCGCATAGTCGGAGCGATAGGACAATTCTTTCGTAAAAAGTCCTGACCATTATTGCTCAATCCGGTATAACCGTGTAAAATACTGATGGATATGTGAGGCTGGCGGGGTAATCTCTTGCCAGTGAAAAATAGCGGCGTCGGAGGTGAGGGCCATGTTTCCGTTTTTCTTCGATTCAACCATGATATTCTTGCTGCCCGCTCTCTTTCTTGCCATGTGGGCGCAGATGAGAGTGAAGACAGTCTTTGCAAATTACAGTCAAGTTCCTTCGCGCAAAGGAGTGACGGCTTCCGCGGTCGCCAGGGAATTGCTCGACCGGCTCGGGCTTTCAGGTGTTCCCATCAAAAGGGTGCGGGGCAATCTCACGGACCATTACGACCCGCGGGACAAGAGCCTCAGCCTTTCAACCGCAGTGCACGACAGCACCAGCATAGCAGCTATCGGCGTAGCGGCGCACGAGGTGGGGCACGCCATCCAGGACAGCAAGAACTACTCGCCCCTGAGGATTCGGAACTCGATCGTCCCCATCGTGGGAATTGGCTCCTCCTTGGCCATTCCGCTCTTCTTCATCGGCCTGCTCCTGAGGGGGGAGACACTGATGAACCTAGGGATCTTTCTCTTCCTGGGAGTGATCCTGTTTCACCTGGTGACCCTGCCCGTCGAGTTCGACGCGAGCAACAGGGCTTTGAAGATCCTCTCGGACACGGGGATGCTGGGTAGCGACGAGATAAGCGGGGCAGGCGCCGTCTTGCGCGCGGCCTCTTGGACCTACATCGCCGCCACTGTGATGGCTTTTGCCCAGCTGATAAGACTTCTCGCTCTAAGGGGCATGTCAGGCAACAGAAGATAGCCCGCCTCGCAGACGACCTTCAAGGCAAAGAACGGGAAAGTGGAGCGGCTTCCCCGGTCGCTCCACTTTATGCTACTTCTTCAAGGTAGAAAGGGACGGAAAATATGCCTCTGCTTCTTTTTCTGATTTTAATCTTTCTTTTTCCGTGGCTTTTCCTGTTGCTCGTGCTGCTGTTCTATGTCCTGATCCCGCTGGGCTTTACGATTCAGACATTCCTTTGGCTGATATACGAGCCGGTGAGATTGCTTAAAACAGTGACCGACGGGCGGGTGCGACGGAACCACGGGCTGATGCACGCCACCATAAACGTCCTTGAAGAGGGGATGGGACAGCTTGACATCGAGGGGATGCCCACGGCTGACGGCTTCTCTCTTAGAGGGAAGATCGGACCCGAATCCGCTCTTCATGCGGCCACGGAGGCGCTGGACCGTTTGAAAAGAGGTGAAGTATCCCTGGCAGCATATCGAAGATGCGGGATAAGCGTTTTATTCGCAAACACCATGCTGGCTTTGGTTCTCTATGTCTTGCTCCGACTCATCGGCGCGGGCGGCTTGGTGTCGGCGGGATTG
It encodes:
- a CDS encoding zinc metallopeptidase, yielding MFPFFFDSTMIFLLPALFLAMWAQMRVKTVFANYSQVPSRKGVTASAVARELLDRLGLSGVPIKRVRGNLTDHYDPRDKSLSLSTAVHDSTSIAAIGVAAHEVGHAIQDSKNYSPLRIRNSIVPIVGIGSSLAIPLFFIGLLLRGETLMNLGIFLFLGVILFHLVTLPVEFDASNRALKILSDTGMLGSDEISGAGAVLRAASWTYIAATVMAFAQLIRLLALRGMSGNRR
- a CDS encoding DegT/DnrJ/EryC1/StrS family aminotransferase; protein product: MTDRIPTLDLVRNYRTIKEEILEALDSVLESQQFILGREVGLFEEECESYLGDVSAIACASGTDALVLALMALNVGPGDEVLTTPYSFFATASSIVRLGAVPVFVDVDPDTFNIDVDKALDAITPRTKAFMPVHLFGQMTPLEKCMDEFESKGIAVVEDAAQAFGATRLAGGGLMRAGAVGRMGCFSFFPTKNLGGYGDGGMVVTRDDEAAKRLGKLRVHGASTMYFHDEVGLNSRLDTLQAAILRVKLRHLEEWNEERRAVADRYFALFAEDIPGEHVVIPRELEGNRHIYHQYVIRAERRNELQRHLESEGIASRVYYPLSLHLQRCFEFLGYKKGDFPVSERLSEETLALPVFPGLTLDEQVRIVGAIGQFFRKKS
- a CDS encoding GntR family transcriptional regulator, with protein sequence MRETRLYTTSADYAYQELRHRIITKQLKPGQRLPEVNIAAQMGVSRTPVREALRRLASEGLVQIIPNSGARLAAPTVREIEDTFLVREQLECLAIELAADKIGDRHLRRIEEALIEESRAIEDKELETYLEVNEAFHKTVADASGNKVLVEYVENILARTNAYVVFYDPFFKPETTPSPDDHRRILAALKDKDKEKCIELMKLHLKKTVISLDKIVSYE